The stretch of DNA TTCCGGATATTCAAGCGCTAAAAGCGAGCGGACTGTACTGACTACGCCGACTTCCTCATTATAGGCAGGAACTAAAATAGAGACCGGAAAGGTCCGTTCATTTCCGGCAATGTCCTCCGTCGTTTCCCGCGGATCTAATTCACTTTCTCTGTATACTTTTCGAAAAGCCAGTCCAAACAAAAGAATATAGCTTAAGCTCGAAAAAAGCATATAAGCAATAATAGCGTACGAAAGAACAAGAAAAAATATATGCATTATTGGGCACCTCCAGGTCGAAATGTCTGCCATTGGGCAGCCATATCCCGGCCATAGCGGTCAGGGTGATTCTCAGATAAATGCGCTAAAATCACATCTCCATCTGAAAAATGAGTATACGCTTCTGCCGCTGAATAGCGCACCCACCAAACTGAATCGCCAAGCAATGTACTTAAAGTCTGTTTATAGCGGGAAAACTGCATAATACCTGCAATTCGTGCTGCAAACATTCGCTCTGTCCAAAAAGGAGAACCAAAAAAGGGAGCCAGCAAATCCGGTTCCGACAAATACTCCAGCCGAAAGATCGTTTTGAGTGCCTGGATTCTGGTTTCGACTTGAGGGCTGGCCAGTTCTTTTTCTACCTGCGGCAAAAAAGTCATCGCCCCTGAATGAGCAATATAAGTAAAGGCAGCGTGTTTGATTGTCTCATCTTCACCTTCGAGCGCCGCTTTCACATGCTTTTCAGCATGCGTTTTGTTTAATCGGTGAAACGCGTCTACGAACAGCCGAACAGGCGCATTCGGAAAACGGTTTAACTCCTCAATGACAACATCTTCATTTAGAGAAGCCAGTGTCCGAATGAGCTGCTGGGTTTCCACGTCCAGTTTCCCGGCTTGCTTCAGCCGTTCACGCAGGATAGGTGCTAAAGAGCGCATATGAAAATCTTCAATGTAATGAAGGGTGTTCACTCTCCGCGCCCAGTTGCGCTGATTTAACACGCGTGTATAGGGTTCTGTTAAAA from Domibacillus sp. DTU_2020_1001157_1_SI_ALB_TIR_016 encodes:
- a CDS encoding HEAT repeat domain-containing protein, yielding MTLSFFLLLTVLLLLFQMGLLLYLVIRKRKRQRLEEEIESQYTHSTEPFASYMMDPSDARFLYAVKSIPHQQVVLERLLNGYVAFTKGGSASPLVQQLSEEFLTEPYTRVLNQRNWARRVNTLHYIEDFHMRSLAPILRERLKQAGKLDVETQQLIRTLASLNEDVVIEELNRFPNAPVRLFVDAFHRLNKTHAEKHVKAALEGEDETIKHAAFTYIAHSGAMTFLPQVEKELASPQVETRIQALKTIFRLEYLSEPDLLAPFFGSPFWTERMFAARIAGIMQFSRYKQTLSTLLGDSVWWVRYSAAEAYTHFSDGDVILAHLSENHPDRYGRDMAAQWQTFRPGGAQ